The following are encoded in a window of Podospora pseudoanserina strain CBS 124.78 chromosome 6, whole genome shotgun sequence genomic DNA:
- a CDS encoding hypothetical protein (EggNog:ENOG503NVIE; COG:E; BUSCO:EOG09261B6Y), protein MSNGVVANGASADQTHTASQRYLSTRGEDSGFSFEEVVLKGLASDGGLYIPEAIPSAENWESWKDLSFTDLAFNIISLFVSPSEIPSEDLKEIINRSYATFRADEVTPLVNLQGEVHLLELFHGPTFAFKDVALQFLGNLFEYFLVRRNEGKTGRDRYHLTVVGATSGDTGSAAIYGLRGKKDVSVFMLHPKGRVSPVQEQQMTTVLDANVHNLAVTGNFDNCQDIVKALFADPEINSTHKLGAVNSINWARILAQTVYYFHAYFSLLRQQPSTFKLGDKVRFAVPSGNFGDILAGYFALRMGLPVDKLVIATNENDILDRFFKTGRYEKKPTYGSKAEGGLEQDGVKAHEDGVKETLSPAMDILVSSNFERLLWFLAYQFASSAGMDDEWNKKQAGQEVSSWLSDLKNKGGFGPVYKDVLEAARKNFESERVSDQETLDTIKALYKEVGYVLDPHTAVGVEAARRTQKRALAEEGAAKHIISLSTAHPAKFAGAVELALKEEPEFNFQENVLPPEFVGLDKKEKRVSDVANDWKAVRDVVRQQVEEEFKALGY, encoded by the exons ATGTCCAACGGTGTCGTTGCCAATGGCGCTTCTGCCGACCAGACTCACACTGCGTCGCAGCGCTACCTGAGCACCCGTGGTGAAGACAGCGGC TTCTCCTTTGAAGAGGTCGTCCTCAAGGGCCTTGCCTCCGACGGTGGTCTTTACATTCCCGAAGCCATTCCCTCCGCCGAGAACTGGGAATCCTGGAAGGATCTTTCCTTTACCGACCTCgccttcaacatcatctccctTTTCGTCTCCCCCTCCGAAATCCCCTCGGAGGACCTCAAGGAAATTATCAACAGGAGTTACGCAACCTTCCGTGCCGACGAAGTCACACCACTGGTGAACCTCCAAGGTGAGGTTCATCTTCTCGAGCTTTTCCACGGCCCAACCTTTGCTTTCAAGGATGTGGCCCTCCAGTTCCTCGGAAACCTCTTCGAGTATTTCTTGGTGCGCAGAAACGAGGGAAAGACCGGCCGTGACAGATACCACTTGACCGTGGTGGGTGCCACGAGCGGTGATACTGGCTCGGCTGCCATTTACGGTCTCAGGGGCAAGAAGGACGTCTCGGTTTTCATGCTCCACCCCAAGGGGCGCGTGAGCCCCGTccaggagcagcagatgACCACGGTGCTGGACGCCAATGTTCATAATCTGGCTGTCACTGGCAACTTTGACAACTGCCAG GACATCGTCAAAGCTCTTTTTGCCGACCCTGAGATCAACTCGACCCACAAGCTCGGCGCCGTCAACAGCATCAACTGGGCTCGTATTCTCGCCCAAACTGTCTACTACTTCCACGCCTatttctccctcctccgccagcaaCCCTCTACCTTCAAGCTCGGCGACAAGGTCCGCTTCGCTGTTCCTTCCGGAAACTTTGGCGACATTCTCGCTGGTTACTTCGCCCTTCGTATGGGTCTCCCCGTCGACAAGCTCGTTATTGCCACCAACGAGAACGATATTCTCGACCGCTTTTTCAAGACTGGTCGTTACGAGAAGAAGCCCACCTACGGCTCCAAGGCTGAAGGCGGTCTTGAGCAGGACGGTGTCAAGGCCCACGAGGATGGCGTGAAGGAAACTCTTTCTCCCGCCATGGATATCCTGGTGTCTTCCAACTTTGAGCGTCTGCTATGGTTCTTGGCGTATCAGTTTGCCTCCAGCGCTGGGATGGACGATGAGTGGAACAAGAAGCAGGCTGGTCAGGAAGTTTCTTCTTGGCTGTCTGACCTCAAGAACAAGGGTGGTTTCGGGCCGGTATACAAGGACGTTCTTGAAGCTGCGCGCAAGAACTTTGAGAGTGAAAGGGTCAGCGACCAGGAGACActcgacaccatcaaggCCCTCTACAAGGAAGTTGGCTATGTTCTTGACCCCCACACGGCAGTCGGCGTGGAGGCTGCGAGAAGGACACAAAAGCGCGCTCTTGCGGAAGAAGGTGCCGCAAAGCACATCATctctctctcaacagcccatCCGGCCAAGTTTGCGGGCGCGGTTGAGCTGGCGCTCAAGGAGGAGCCAGAGTTTAACTTCCAGGAGAATGTCCTCCCACCCGAGTTCGTTGGgctggacaagaaggagaagagagtcAGTGATGTGGCGAACGATTGGAAGGCTGTACGAGATGTCGTCAGGCAAcaagtggaggaggagttcaaGGCCCTAGGTTACTAA